ACTTACCGAACATATTTACGACATCCTTGACCCGCTGATATACTTCATCACCAGTTAATGGATTTGGCGCGGTTTCATGTTCTTGACTTCCATCGAATGCCTTCTTCAAGCGTCGATACGGATGATACTGTTTGAGAAATCTTCGATGCCTAGTATACACagtcttctttccatgtttaAGTTGGCGGAAACTAGTATTCTGCTCACATATAGGACATGCGTGATGTCCTTTGACACTATATCCACTTAAATTTCCGTAGGCTGGAAAGTCATTGATGGTACAAAAAACCATTGCACGCAACTTGAAAGCATGCTGCAAATTTGCGTCCCATACATCAACCCCTTCATCCCACAATTTCCGCAAATCGTCAATTAACGGTCTTAGATATACGTCAATATCATTACCTGGTTGTCTTGGACCAGCTATCATCATACTCAGCATAACAtactttcgcttcatgcacaaccacggAGGGAGATTATAAATGAACAGCAAAACGGGCCACGAGCTATGGTTAGTAGTTAAGGTTCCAAATGGGTTCATTCCGTCCATTGCAAGACCAAGCCTTAAATTTCTAGGCTCGGCCCCAAATTCAGGATACAGACGATCAATTGCCTTCCATTGCGGGCTATCTGCAGGATGTCGCATCAATCCATCTGATTTTCTAGTATTTGCATGCCATATAAGGTTCTTTGCATCTTCCCCATTAGCAAACAACCgtttaaaccttggtattattgggAGATACCAACACACCTTTGCTGGACGGCGGTCGGCGTCTGAGACTAGTACAGTAGAATCTCCGTTGGTCGGTCTGTACCGAGAAACCCCACACACAGGACAGTAATCTAGTTCAGCAAAATCATCTCTGTACAAAATGCAGTCATTAcaacatgcatgaattttttCGTACTGCATCCCAACTGGACATAAAATCTTCTTTGCTTGGTAGTGATTCTTTGGCAACATGTTATCAGCAGGAAGCATGTTTGTCAACAACATCAGCAACTCACTAAAActcttgtcactccacccaaatcgAGCCTTTAAGTTAACCAGAGCTAACACAGCTGACAATTTTGTGAAAGATATGCAGCCGGAATACAAAGGCATTTTTGAATCAACTTCTATGTTGTCATACAACGCTGCATGTGCCTCTTCAAACCCCTCTTGCCCAAGATCACGGATCATTTCTTCTATAGGATTTCCGCTGTCTGTAGTAACATCATCAGCCTGTGACATGTCAGCTGTATCGAGGGAttccccatgccatatccac
Above is a window of Glycine soja cultivar W05 chromosome 12, ASM419377v2, whole genome shotgun sequence DNA encoding:
- the LOC114378795 gene encoding uncharacterized protein LOC114378795, with product MDRSWMNASRITEEYENGVEEFLLFAQSKAQPMWGKFFCPCVKCGNGRRQTIDDIRTHLICEGIIRSYTKWIWHGESLDTADMSQADDVTTDSGNPIEEMIRDLGQEGFEEAHAALYDNIEVDSKMPLYSGCISFTKLSAVLALVNLKARFGWSDKSFSELLMLLTNMLPADNMLPKNHYQAKKILCPVGMQYEKIHACCNDCILYRDDFAELDYCPVCGVSRYRPTNGDSTVLVSDADRRPAKVCWYLPIIPRFKRLFANGEDAKNLIWHANTRKSDGLMRHPADSPQWKAIDRLYPEFGAEPRNLRLGLAMDGMNPFGTLTTNHSSWPVLLFIYNLPPWLCMKRKYVMLSMMIAGPRQPGNDIDVYLRPLIDDLRKLWDEGVDVWDANLQHAFKLRAMVFCTINDFPAYGNLSGYSVKGHHACPICEQNTSFRQLKHGKKTVYTRHRRFLKQYHPYRRLKKAFDGSQEHETAPNPLTGDEVYQRVKDVVNMFGIV